In Vibrio hippocampi, the following are encoded in one genomic region:
- a CDS encoding FCD domain-containing protein → MINFEPKRSYQTIGLILRQELSDGMYPIGSRLPPERDIAERLNVGRTVVREAIIMLELENLVDVKKGSGVYVINLPQDDLSQGNLPQSKHSQSGSGSARQEDVGPFEMLQARQLLESTIAEFAAVQATPSDIARMREALEIEKNEINSDDDLEPTGDKLFHFYIAEATQNSILVDMFKQLWERRESSPMWQKLHCHIENKDYCKEWLDDHAQILLAMQRKDPSAAKHAMWQHLENVKIKLLELSDFEDPQFDGYLFESIPAKLVLQKK, encoded by the coding sequence ATGATAAACTTCGAACCCAAACGCTCTTATCAAACGATAGGATTAATTTTAAGACAAGAACTTTCCGATGGAATGTATCCTATCGGCAGTCGCTTACCTCCTGAACGCGATATTGCAGAGCGTTTAAATGTGGGTAGGACGGTTGTGCGCGAAGCGATCATCATGCTTGAACTGGAAAACCTAGTGGACGTGAAAAAAGGTTCCGGTGTTTATGTGATCAATTTGCCACAAGACGATTTATCTCAAGGCAATTTACCTCAAAGCAAACACAGCCAGTCAGGTTCAGGCTCTGCCCGACAAGAAGATGTGGGTCCTTTCGAAATGTTGCAAGCACGACAGTTACTGGAAAGCACCATTGCGGAGTTTGCTGCCGTGCAAGCGACACCGTCAGACATCGCAAGAATGCGTGAAGCGCTTGAGATTGAGAAAAATGAAATCAACAGCGACGATGATTTAGAACCTACTGGCGACAAACTGTTTCATTTCTATATCGCAGAAGCGACCCAAAATTCTATTTTGGTGGATATGTTTAAGCAGTTGTGGGAACGCAGAGAGTCCAGCCCCATGTGGCAAAAGCTCCATTGTCATATTGAAAACAAAGACTACTGCAAAGAGTGGCTGGATGATCATGCACAGATATTGCTTGCCATGCAGCGCAAAGATCCGAGTGCCGCAAAGCATGCGATGTGGCAACACTTAGAGAATGTCAAAATAAAGTTACTTGAGTTATCTGATTTTGAAGATCCTCAGTTTGATGGCTATCTGTTTGAATCCATCCCTGCAAAGTTAGTGTTGCAAAAAAAATAG
- a CDS encoding aldo/keto reductase — MLKRELANGLTVSSIGYGAMGLSEFYGETNDLQSLKLLDQLLELGVDFIDTANFYGRGHNEELIGYYLSKLQPSQRHQIKIATKCGIDRPAESAYARSINNTPDYIRKCCDESLQRLGVECIDLFYLHRVDSKIIEQSMDCLGQLVKEGKIAHVGLCEVSSKTLLKAHSVFPVTALQTEYSLWTRDIEEDILGTLKTNNIGLVPYSPLGRGFLTGKLTRNSDLPDGDFRKTNDRFLDGNINHNRNILDIIQPIAQKYQATPGQIALAWLLAQYEHIVPIPGTKKRQYLQENVQASEIILEREDLTTLNNILLQFEVKGQRYSEEGMKGVNV; from the coding sequence ATGCTTAAACGTGAACTTGCAAATGGGTTGACAGTCAGCTCGATTGGCTATGGTGCGATGGGGTTGAGTGAATTCTATGGCGAAACAAATGACTTACAATCTCTAAAGCTACTTGACCAGTTACTTGAGCTTGGTGTTGACTTCATTGATACCGCAAACTTTTATGGACGTGGTCACAATGAAGAGCTGATTGGTTACTACCTATCTAAACTGCAACCTTCTCAGCGCCACCAAATTAAAATTGCCACCAAGTGTGGTATCGATCGCCCTGCAGAAAGTGCGTATGCTCGCAGCATCAATAACACACCGGACTATATACGAAAATGCTGCGATGAATCTCTTCAGCGCTTAGGGGTCGAGTGTATTGATTTGTTTTACCTTCACCGAGTCGACAGTAAGATCATCGAACAAAGCATGGATTGCCTAGGACAGTTAGTCAAAGAAGGCAAAATTGCTCATGTAGGGCTTTGTGAGGTTTCTTCGAAAACACTGCTTAAAGCACACTCTGTCTTTCCAGTCACCGCTCTGCAAACAGAGTACTCACTTTGGACTCGAGACATTGAGGAAGATATTCTTGGAACACTGAAAACCAATAACATCGGCTTAGTGCCCTACTCCCCGCTAGGTAGAGGCTTTCTCACAGGCAAGTTAACGCGTAATAGTGATCTCCCTGACGGTGATTTTCGCAAAACCAACGATCGATTCCTAGATGGGAACATCAATCACAACCGCAATATTCTAGACATCATTCAGCCGATTGCACAAAAATATCAAGCAACACCTGGTCAGATCGCGTTGGCATGGCTGTTAGCTCAATATGAACATATCGTTCCTATCCCAGGAACTAAGAAGCGGCAATATCTCCAAGAAAATGTTCAGGCATCTGAAATAATCTTAGAGAGAGAAGACCTTACAACATTGAATAACATCCTACTTCAATTTGAGGTAAAAGGGCAACGTTACTCTGAAGAGGGTATGAAAGGAGTCAATGTCTAA
- a CDS encoding acetyl-CoA C-acetyltransferase, translated as MEDIVVVAAKRTPTGAFMGELSGLSAPNLGSLVIKALLADSDVKPEQIDSVILGQVLTAGCGQNPARQAAIGAGLTHNAQCLTVNKVCGSGLKAVHLAMQAITCDDAEFVIAGGQESMSNAPHILPNSRKGKRLGGTELQDSLVHDGLWDAFNDYHMGVTAENVANQYGVARPDQDEFAFQSHQKALAAQKAGLFVNEIVPIEVRDRKGNVRIFSQDEGPRETSVDKLASLQPVFSKQGTVTAGNASSLNDGASALLLCHRHTAEKYQLKVLASLGKFSNSGVSPDVMGVAPIEAISKCLDQSGWEASEVAQLECNEAFASQAIAVARAIDIPDDKINPYGGGIALGHAIGSSGSRILVTLIHSLIRDNKNKGVAALCIGGGEGVAMSIYR; from the coding sequence ATGGAAGACATTGTTGTTGTCGCAGCAAAGCGAACACCTACTGGTGCATTTATGGGGGAGCTTTCCGGTTTGTCTGCTCCTAATCTTGGTAGCTTGGTGATCAAAGCCTTGTTGGCTGATTCAGACGTTAAACCAGAGCAAATCGACAGCGTCATTCTTGGGCAAGTTCTAACGGCTGGCTGTGGTCAAAACCCAGCTCGCCAAGCCGCAATTGGCGCTGGGTTAACACATAACGCGCAGTGTTTAACAGTAAACAAGGTTTGTGGTTCCGGCTTAAAGGCGGTTCATTTAGCGATGCAAGCGATCACTTGCGATGACGCTGAATTTGTTATTGCTGGTGGGCAAGAAAGTATGTCAAATGCGCCCCACATTTTACCTAACTCTAGAAAGGGCAAACGATTGGGAGGAACTGAGCTACAAGATAGCTTGGTTCACGATGGTCTTTGGGATGCGTTTAATGATTATCACATGGGAGTGACGGCGGAAAACGTTGCCAATCAGTATGGAGTTGCTCGTCCTGATCAAGATGAGTTCGCGTTTCAATCTCATCAGAAAGCACTTGCGGCGCAAAAAGCCGGTTTGTTTGTGAATGAGATAGTGCCGATAGAAGTAAGAGATCGAAAAGGCAATGTTCGTATTTTTAGTCAGGATGAAGGTCCACGAGAAACAAGCGTGGACAAACTTGCCAGTTTGCAGCCCGTGTTTTCTAAGCAAGGTACAGTGACGGCAGGTAATGCATCATCACTCAATGATGGAGCGTCGGCACTTCTGCTCTGTCATCGCCATACCGCAGAAAAATACCAGTTGAAAGTGCTTGCTAGCTTAGGGAAATTCAGCAATTCAGGAGTTAGCCCTGATGTCATGGGAGTAGCCCCGATTGAAGCTATCTCTAAATGCCTTGACCAGTCAGGGTGGGAAGCGAGTGAGGTTGCACAGCTAGAGTGTAACGAAGCGTTTGCATCGCAAGCTATTGCTGTTGCTCGCGCGATAGATATTCCTGACGATAAAATTAATCCATATGGGGGAGGGATTGCGTTGGGGCACGCGATTGGTTCTTCAGGGAGTAGAATCCTAGTAACTCTTATTCATAGCCTGATAAGAGATAATAAAAATAAAGGTGTCGCTGCTCTTTGCATTGGCGGTGGAGAAGGTGTAGCGATGAGTATCTATCGCTAA
- a CDS encoding carboxymuconolactone decarboxylase family protein, which yields MSDKQTTIKGMYVMDRLEDGLAERMSRRLSELDSDLPRLITDYAFGSVVARPGLDLKTREMLTVASLISLGNATPQLELHMKAAINVGVSPEELLEVVIQMAVYAGVPACMNGLASYRKIMNEKGLVLPGLKEEVE from the coding sequence ATGAGCGATAAACAGACGACGATCAAAGGCATGTACGTTATGGATCGTTTGGAAGATGGATTAGCTGAAAGAATGAGTCGTCGACTTTCCGAGCTCGATAGTGACTTACCTCGATTGATTACGGATTACGCGTTTGGCTCGGTCGTCGCTCGTCCTGGTTTAGATTTAAAAACCCGCGAAATGTTGACAGTTGCTTCTCTGATTAGCTTAGGTAACGCGACCCCCCAGCTTGAACTGCATATGAAAGCGGCGATAAACGTAGGGGTGTCGCCTGAAGAGCTGCTTGAAGTCGTTATTCAGATGGCTGTTTATGCTGGCGTGCCTGCTTGTATGAATGGTCTGGCAAGTTACCGTAAGATTATGAATGAGAAGGGGCTGGTTCTCCCTGGTCTTAAAGAGGAAGTAGAGTAA
- a CDS encoding MFS transporter yields MSISENSQKMTLRIWLALFVLALSTFNIVTTELAPIGLLTPMANALATSESYIGMTVSLYAWVGALSALVASVFLGAVGKKNLLIALSIVLAVSNGLAASAETFESLMLARVIGAVAHGAFWSIIGVSAASIVPSNYIGVATSIVFGGVSVASVFGVPISNYIGMHIGWRSAFMVMSGLSVLSLVGIASLVPQISEKSSVGIGAIKAVFKSSSLIKIYFATILTISAHFTAFTYIEPMLNSLTHISEEFVPVLLLVFGVAGIAGNVITALFIDKHLKTIAVLSVLFAASMLVLIGEFHVQWYQAHIGTALAIWGATASCIFVALQTWVLRLASEQAFPASALYVAFFNLAIGIGASLGAWLVASYNVSFLYIFAGVAMALSLVFITIVPMNFENVQRTQEA; encoded by the coding sequence ATGAGTATTAGTGAAAATTCTCAGAAGATGACGCTTCGTATTTGGTTAGCGTTGTTTGTATTAGCTTTGTCGACGTTTAACATCGTCACGACCGAACTGGCTCCGATTGGCTTACTTACGCCAATGGCCAATGCTTTAGCAACCTCTGAATCATATATTGGTATGACAGTATCTTTATATGCTTGGGTTGGTGCTTTGAGTGCACTTGTGGCTTCAGTTTTTCTTGGTGCGGTCGGCAAAAAAAATCTCTTAATTGCTTTGAGCATAGTACTGGCTGTTTCCAATGGTCTTGCTGCTAGTGCTGAAACCTTTGAGAGCCTAATGTTAGCCAGAGTGATAGGGGCTGTTGCCCATGGTGCATTTTGGTCAATAATTGGTGTCAGTGCTGCGTCGATTGTTCCGTCTAACTATATCGGTGTAGCTACCTCGATCGTATTTGGTGGAGTATCAGTTGCCAGTGTGTTTGGGGTGCCTATTTCAAATTACATAGGTATGCATATAGGTTGGCGCTCCGCATTTATGGTTATGTCAGGGCTTAGCGTGTTGTCGCTTGTCGGGATTGCTAGCTTAGTCCCTCAGATTAGCGAGAAGAGTAGTGTGGGTATTGGGGCGATTAAGGCCGTGTTTAAATCGAGTTCACTGATCAAAATCTATTTTGCCACCATTTTGACCATATCGGCTCACTTTACCGCCTTTACCTATATAGAGCCTATGCTTAATTCCCTCACTCACATTAGTGAAGAGTTCGTCCCGGTTTTATTGTTGGTCTTTGGTGTCGCAGGTATTGCCGGCAATGTCATCACAGCGCTATTCATTGATAAACACCTCAAGACGATCGCGGTTTTGTCTGTACTATTTGCAGCATCAATGCTGGTTCTTATTGGTGAATTCCACGTGCAATGGTATCAGGCTCACATCGGCACAGCACTCGCTATCTGGGGAGCGACGGCATCTTGTATTTTCGTGGCCCTTCAAACTTGGGTGCTTAGACTGGCTTCAGAGCAAGCATTTCCAGCATCTGCTCTTTATGTTGCCTTCTTCAACTTGGCAATTGGTATCGGAGCGTCTTTAGGGGCATGGTTAGTTGCTTCTTACAATGTTTCCTTTCTATACATTTTTGCTGGTGTCGCGATGGCGCTTTCCTTGGTATTTATCACTATCGTTCCGATGAATTTCGAGAATGTTCAGCGAACGCAGGAGGCTTAA
- a CDS encoding HAD family hydrolase — translation MTKVAAFFDVDETLIHTKSMFDFYEFWCKKIGQGDLFKRYNAKLNTDRAAGVVREQLNREYYQQFEGQRYQTLESVGQEWFQSCCDDSFFLERSVTALKEHQRAGHQVVFVSGSMCPILEPIAQFLNVEHILCTSLILDQEGMLTGQIGKPQTIGKGKKVAMSDFCQTHHIDLNHCYAYGDDISDVDMLEATGNPICVGENPHLLRHAKQHGWKTL, via the coding sequence ATGACCAAAGTCGCGGCATTTTTTGATGTGGATGAAACTCTAATCCACACCAAGAGCATGTTTGATTTCTATGAATTTTGGTGTAAAAAAATCGGACAAGGTGACCTGTTTAAGCGTTATAACGCAAAGCTCAATACAGATAGAGCTGCTGGTGTTGTAAGAGAACAGTTGAACAGAGAGTACTATCAACAGTTTGAAGGACAAAGGTACCAAACACTTGAGAGCGTTGGACAGGAGTGGTTTCAAAGCTGTTGTGATGACTCTTTTTTTCTCGAACGTTCCGTTACTGCGTTAAAAGAGCATCAGCGGGCAGGCCATCAAGTGGTGTTTGTATCTGGTTCGATGTGTCCGATCTTGGAGCCTATTGCCCAGTTTCTGAATGTAGAACACATCCTGTGTACCTCTCTGATCTTAGATCAAGAAGGGATGCTAACCGGTCAAATCGGTAAACCGCAGACCATCGGAAAAGGTAAAAAGGTTGCCATGTCTGATTTTTGCCAAACACATCATATCGATCTGAATCATTGCTATGCATACGGAGACGATATCTCTGACGTCGATATGCTTGAAGCAACAGGCAATCCGATTTGTGTAGGAGAAAACCCTCACCTTCTTCGTCATGCCAAACAGCATGGATGGAAAACTCTTTAA
- a CDS encoding 2-hydroxymuconate tautomerase has translation MPFIHITTWKMNNEEQVKGMLEDITHAVHKNTGAPLDKISVAVTEVAPNRWADAGVVGSEPDFPVKSRRLNYEE, from the coding sequence ATGCCTTTTATCCATATTACTACTTGGAAAATGAACAACGAAGAGCAAGTTAAAGGGATGCTCGAAGACATCACACATGCAGTGCATAAGAATACTGGTGCACCTTTAGATAAGATCTCTGTCGCTGTGACAGAAGTCGCTCCAAACCGCTGGGCCGACGCTGGAGTGGTAGGAAGTGAGCCTGACTTTCCAGTGAAGAGTCGTCGCTTAAACTACGAGGAGTGA
- a CDS encoding AfsA-related hotdog domain-containing protein, translated as MEFNKIVVVGDKYSEYAKGKKALTISQLELLAKLPDNLFPDEYELIAGQGVCKHKAKKVIDDIGNNQRLKSKLKTCSVEKLASEHKNRHTHKWDERNILIGQAEKVDHKLDMYALPLVIDDNCELMGDHQTGQHVQGMLVVEACRQAFIAVTEEFVYQKQSDKYYVINSMSIDFANFLFPLPAIVHFEFVEKDVNERRGRFKARMSVMQNQTKSASMDVSFSVYSAKSIQAKEWELAESATEAVVSPSDHFNMEQDCA; from the coding sequence ATGGAATTTAATAAAATTGTAGTCGTTGGCGATAAATATTCAGAATATGCCAAAGGAAAAAAAGCTTTAACTATTTCTCAATTAGAACTATTAGCAAAGCTACCTGACAATCTATTTCCTGATGAGTATGAGCTGATTGCAGGGCAAGGTGTTTGCAAGCACAAAGCTAAGAAAGTTATTGATGATATTGGCAATAATCAAAGGCTGAAGAGCAAGCTCAAAACTTGCTCAGTAGAAAAGCTAGCTTCTGAGCACAAAAATCGACATACCCATAAATGGGACGAGCGAAACATCCTAATTGGTCAGGCTGAAAAGGTTGACCATAAGTTAGATATGTACGCACTGCCTCTCGTCATTGATGATAACTGTGAACTGATGGGAGACCATCAGACAGGACAGCATGTTCAAGGGATGTTGGTGGTAGAGGCGTGCCGCCAAGCTTTTATTGCGGTGACTGAAGAGTTTGTTTATCAAAAGCAAAGTGACAAGTATTACGTCATCAACAGTATGTCGATTGATTTTGCGAATTTCCTATTCCCTCTGCCTGCAATCGTACATTTTGAGTTTGTCGAGAAGGATGTGAATGAGCGCCGTGGAAGATTCAAAGCTCGTATGAGTGTGATGCAGAATCAAACCAAGAGCGCCAGTATGGACGTATCTTTTTCAGTCTACTCTGCTAAATCAATACAGGCCAAAGAGTGGGAGCTCGCTGAATCCGCCACTGAGGCGGTTGTGAGCCCTAGTGACCATTTTAATATGGAGCAAGACTGTGCGTAG
- a CDS encoding LysR family transcriptional regulator codes for MSTRFTLTNSSLPTVKQLQCFLAVAQELNFRKAAERINMTQPPLTRQIRCLEDLLGYEVFTRNTHGVHLTKSGNDLLIEAEKILCLISGLKALNARSVDKIRVGATNTLNFENISPIAGALNSLVGIESVDVHSMNSSQLIQSLQKSSLDIALIGEQNTRVEEDISFHWIYREPLLLVMPSSHKAATQHQVSLEDVSELPLFWFPWSANPAFYKKCEKLFEKLPFPLKRIKEPDDTIVMLSKVAKGNAIALMPRSMCTFYNEDLCYKELTDSHSKHLNIDVYAAIKNNDRRPHIFEAIENLKSSL; via the coding sequence ATGAGTACTAGATTCACTTTAACCAACAGTAGTTTACCAACCGTAAAACAACTTCAGTGTTTTTTGGCTGTTGCACAAGAACTTAACTTCCGCAAGGCGGCTGAGCGTATAAATATGACTCAACCACCACTGACTAGACAGATAAGGTGCTTAGAAGATTTACTGGGTTATGAAGTATTCACTCGTAACACTCATGGTGTACACCTAACAAAATCGGGCAATGATCTCCTTATTGAAGCAGAGAAAATCTTATGCCTAATTAGTGGGCTAAAAGCACTGAATGCGAGAAGTGTCGATAAGATTCGAGTTGGGGCGACCAATACTCTTAACTTCGAGAATATCTCGCCAATCGCAGGAGCTTTAAACTCTCTCGTTGGAATTGAAAGTGTAGACGTTCACAGTATGAATTCAAGTCAGCTAATTCAAAGCTTACAGAAGAGTTCCTTGGATATCGCTCTCATTGGAGAGCAAAATACACGCGTAGAAGAAGATATTTCCTTTCATTGGATATACCGCGAGCCACTGTTACTCGTTATGCCTTCCTCACACAAAGCAGCAACACAACACCAAGTATCACTTGAAGATGTCTCTGAATTACCTTTGTTTTGGTTTCCTTGGAGTGCCAACCCTGCTTTTTACAAAAAGTGCGAGAAGCTGTTTGAAAAGCTCCCTTTCCCTCTAAAAAGAATCAAAGAGCCCGATGACACTATTGTAATGCTCTCCAAAGTTGCCAAAGGCAACGCCATCGCATTGATGCCTCGCTCCATGTGTACTTTTTACAATGAAGACTTGTGCTATAAAGAGCTGACTGACAGTCATAGTAAGCATCTAAATATTGACGTCTATGCTGCAATTAAAAACAACGACCGACGACCGCATATCTTCGAGGCTATCGAGAACCTAAAGTCATCCCTATAG
- a CDS encoding AAA family ATPase produces MDDLIDFSDNLSVESLYKKFDEKGKSLIEELILVATAEYLSHECNSTIERIRNSKSITLEVGLEHLFSAILSNVEILSALAERLKSQTYQLAFSAKAYQLRENILQVAEKRSYGDPSTTWFQDAHSLIPKLSLSHDLERLFWESLVSNQLKTDKLVENLLASKSREVDAFLHLNPVTNNLVTRAKISERINIELTGSVIGQQKAIEQLCYGYLASSLQAQQGPRLIYTFVGPSGVGKTYLAKQFAKQLQQYEHSGYHFNVFNMEHYQDKRDALKLFGSGSQYADANLGALTRIVRSNPRQILLFDEIEKAHASVVQSLLSVLDSGNAKDQTSQDDVDFSQCIIIFTTNLGHDVISHATQGKTVSVFDILKTSTNPTNQLQLSHEFVNRLAKGYPIIFGDLQPNHLIKIAEMELANHAIKSGQASFHWQC; encoded by the coding sequence GTGGATGATTTGATTGATTTTAGTGACAATTTGAGCGTCGAGTCTCTGTATAAAAAATTCGATGAAAAGGGAAAATCACTTATTGAAGAGCTTATTCTGGTGGCGACCGCCGAATATTTATCTCATGAGTGTAACTCAACAATAGAAAGAATTAGAAACAGCAAATCCATAACGTTAGAGGTGGGTTTGGAGCACCTGTTTTCCGCGATATTGTCCAACGTCGAGATATTAAGTGCATTAGCGGAAAGGTTAAAGTCACAGACCTATCAGCTAGCGTTTAGCGCCAAAGCCTATCAATTAAGAGAGAATATTTTACAGGTTGCTGAAAAACGCAGTTATGGCGATCCATCGACGACTTGGTTTCAAGATGCCCACAGCTTAATTCCCAAACTCTCTTTATCGCATGATCTTGAAAGGCTCTTTTGGGAGTCGCTGGTGAGCAATCAGCTTAAAACCGATAAGCTGGTCGAAAACCTACTGGCATCCAAGAGCCGCGAAGTGGACGCATTTCTCCACTTAAACCCAGTGACAAACAACTTAGTTACTAGGGCTAAAATCAGCGAAAGAATAAATATTGAGCTCACGGGATCGGTGATCGGTCAACAGAAAGCGATTGAACAACTGTGCTATGGGTACTTAGCCTCCAGTTTGCAAGCGCAACAAGGACCTAGGCTCATTTATACTTTCGTCGGTCCATCAGGCGTTGGAAAAACCTATCTTGCCAAGCAGTTTGCAAAACAGTTGCAGCAATATGAACACTCGGGTTATCACTTTAATGTGTTTAATATGGAGCACTACCAAGATAAAAGAGACGCCCTAAAACTGTTTGGTTCAGGGAGCCAATATGCGGATGCAAACTTAGGCGCGCTGACTCGTATCGTGAGGTCTAATCCAAGACAAATATTGCTGTTTGACGAAATCGAAAAAGCGCATGCAAGCGTGGTGCAATCACTACTGTCTGTACTCGATAGTGGAAACGCGAAAGATCAAACCAGCCAAGACGACGTCGACTTTAGCCAATGCATCATCATATTCACCACCAATTTAGGTCATGACGTGATCAGTCATGCTACCCAAGGTAAAACGGTCAGTGTGTTCGATATTCTTAAAACGTCTACCAATCCAACCAATCAACTACAGCTTTCTCATGAGTTCGTTAATCGGTTAGCCAAAGGGTATCCCATTATATTTGGCGATTTACAACCGAATCACCTAATTAAAATTGCCGAAATGGAGCTTGCCAATCATGCAATAAAATCGGGACAGGCATCATTTCATTGGCAATGCTAG
- a CDS encoding c-type cytochrome, with amino-acid sequence MKKIIIYTVGLIIISGASFFGAKVYTDSVYGEPNLASGQKLYNTNCAVCHGSKGLGDGVASNTLAVRPDNIFEELVNPFGFKYELISSVLDGDNGQDGLMPAFKGILTEKEVNDILEHVRHIN; translated from the coding sequence ATGAAAAAAATCATAATTTATACCGTCGGTCTAATCATTATCTCAGGGGCGAGCTTTTTCGGAGCTAAAGTGTATACAGATAGCGTGTACGGAGAACCGAACCTAGCATCAGGGCAGAAACTCTATAATACGAACTGCGCCGTTTGTCATGGTTCGAAAGGATTAGGAGATGGAGTCGCTTCAAACACGCTCGCAGTTCGTCCCGATAATATTTTTGAAGAACTAGTGAACCCATTTGGTTTTAAGTATGAACTGATCAGCTCTGTGCTAGATGGTGACAACGGGCAAGATGGCTTGATGCCCGCTTTTAAGGGCATACTAACCGAAAAAGAGGTCAATGACATACTCGAACACGTCCGCCATATAAATTAA
- a CDS encoding DEAD/DEAH box helicase, which produces MTDHTQPAKFADLGLIPILVERLEELEYTQPTPIQSHTIPHLLEGRDFVGGANTGSGKTAAFALPILQKIYQQDSYLQKKTNTRRGNFVSHLVLVPTRELASQVAYNIKSYSYHLRHEIKTVAVFGGVSVNPQMLMLRGGCDIVVATPGRLLDLVSSNAINLEQVKTLVLDEADRMLSLGFAEELSKILALLPDNKQTLLFSATFPEKVTTLAQNLLNDPVEVQLQSAEASTLVQRVFSVNKGEKTAVLAHLIKENQWRQALIFVNAKNACNHLAQKLSKRGITAEVFHGDKGQGARTRVLEGFKSGEIHVLIATDIAARGLDIEKLPVVINFDLPRSPADYMHRIGRSGRAGEVGLGLSLIDYDDYHHFKVIEKKNKFRLEREQVAGFEVEDDQSEAYFAPMTPRPKPEGTGKKKKKRRQ; this is translated from the coding sequence ATGACTGATCACACACAGCCAGCAAAATTTGCCGACCTTGGTCTGATTCCAATCCTAGTTGAGCGACTAGAGGAATTGGAGTACACCCAACCAACGCCAATCCAATCTCACACTATTCCACATCTGCTTGAGGGACGTGATTTCGTGGGTGGGGCAAATACCGGCTCTGGTAAAACAGCCGCATTCGCGTTGCCAATCTTGCAAAAGATTTACCAGCAAGACAGTTACCTGCAAAAGAAAACAAACACACGTCGTGGCAACTTCGTTTCTCACCTGGTTTTAGTGCCTACGCGTGAATTAGCCTCTCAGGTGGCTTACAACATCAAATCTTACTCGTATCACCTAAGACATGAGATTAAAACTGTCGCGGTATTTGGTGGTGTTTCAGTTAACCCACAAATGCTAATGCTTCGCGGCGGTTGCGATATTGTGGTCGCCACCCCTGGTCGTCTGCTTGACCTCGTATCGAGCAATGCCATCAACCTAGAGCAAGTCAAAACCTTAGTGCTTGATGAAGCCGACCGCATGCTCAGTCTTGGCTTTGCCGAGGAGCTCAGCAAGATCCTAGCTCTATTGCCGGACAACAAACAGACGCTACTGTTCTCTGCCACGTTCCCTGAAAAAGTGACCACTCTGGCGCAAAACCTTCTTAATGATCCCGTTGAAGTACAGCTGCAAAGCGCTGAAGCCAGCACGCTGGTACAGCGTGTATTCAGTGTCAACAAGGGCGAGAAGACCGCTGTATTGGCACACCTCATTAAAGAGAACCAATGGCGACAAGCGCTGATCTTCGTTAATGCAAAAAATGCCTGTAACCACCTAGCGCAGAAGCTATCAAAGCGCGGTATCACGGCGGAAGTATTCCACGGTGATAAAGGGCAAGGCGCTCGTACTCGCGTGCTGGAGGGATTTAAATCTGGAGAAATTCACGTGTTGATCGCCACCGACATTGCCGCGCGTGGTCTGGATATTGAAAAGCTTCCTGTCGTCATCAACTTTGACTTACCTCGCAGCCCAGCGGACTATATGCACCGAATTGGACGTAGTGGTCGTGCGGGTGAGGTGGGTCTTGGATTGTCACTGATTGATTACGATGACTACCATCACTTTAAAGTGATCGAAAAGAAAAATAAATTCCGCCTAGAGCGCGAACAGGTGGCCGGTTTTGAAGTGGAAGACGATCAAAGTGAAGCGTACTTTGCACCAATGACACCACGCCCGAAACCAGAAGGGACGGGTAAAAAGAAGAAAAAGCGTCGTCAGTAG